From a region of the Pieris brassicae chromosome 13, ilPieBrab1.1, whole genome shotgun sequence genome:
- the LOC123717750 gene encoding histone H4 gives MTGRGKGGKGLGKGGAKRHRKVLRDNIQGITKPAIRRLARRGGVKRISGLIYEETRGVLKVFLENVIRDAVTYTEHAKRKTVTAMDVVYALKRQGRTLYGFGG, from the coding sequence ATGACCGGTCGCGGTAAGGGAGGAAAGGGATTGGGAAAAGGTGGCGCGAAGCGGCACAGGAAGGTGCTCCGTGATAACATCCAGGGTATCACCAAGCCTGCGATTCGACGTCTGGCGCGCAGGGGTGGCGTGAAACGTATCTCCGGTCTCATATACGAGGAGACCCGCGGTGTTCTCAAGGTTTTCCTCGAGAACGTCATCCGCGACGCGGTAACCTACACGGAGCACGCCAAGAGGAAGACCGTCACCGCAATGGACGTCGTGTACGCTCTGAAGCGCCAGGGCCGCACCCTCTACGGTTTCGGAGGTTAA